A genomic stretch from Anaerolinea thermophila UNI-1 includes:
- the aroQ gene encoding type II 3-dehydroquinate dehydratase, translating to MKKAYLILHGANLNLLGTREPQVYGAETLAEINARLHALAQELGVSIRCFQSNHEGELIEALHGARAWADGVVFNPGAFTHTSIALRDAIAAIGIPVVEVHLSNVVAREEFRHRSLIAPVCLGSIAGFGWQSYALALRALAERSGTEVARQAS from the coding sequence ATGAAAAAAGCCTACCTGATTTTGCACGGTGCAAACCTGAACCTGCTGGGAACGCGCGAGCCGCAGGTGTACGGCGCGGAGACGCTGGCGGAAATCAACGCCCGCCTGCACGCCCTGGCGCAGGAACTGGGCGTGAGCATCCGCTGTTTTCAGTCCAACCACGAGGGTGAACTCATCGAAGCCCTGCACGGAGCGCGCGCCTGGGCGGATGGGGTGGTGTTCAACCCCGGGGCGTTCACGCACACGTCCATTGCCCTGCGCGATGCCATTGCCGCCATCGGCATTCCGGTGGTGGAAGTGCATCTCTCCAACGTGGTTGCCCGCGAGGAATTTCGTCACCGCTCGCTGATTGCGCCGGTGTGCCTGGGAAGCATTGCCGGGTTTGGCTGGCAGTCGTATGCGCTGGCACTGCGCGCGCTGGCGGAGCGCAGTGGCACGGAGGTTGCACGGCAAGCCTCTTGA
- a CDS encoding LysR family transcriptional regulator, whose amino-acid sequence MFDPHQLRVFIVAAETLNFSQAAKKLNLSQPAVTQTIQSLEAQLGKALFHRQQRKLALTEEGQAFLPVAHQLVALNIRARDLVETSRDQVTGQLSIACSTTPGKYILPVVLSHFISRYPRVSAQCLVTSRADALSALEQGNAQFAFSSSIEEFDHHYEFFPFIVDPVLLIVPADHPWAGKGEIDLEELPRERFILREETAGTYRVVKTELARHGFNIHDLPVTLRLGNSEAIAIAVSEGTGVGFVSGILLRHLRLPNVAVVRVHGMTFEQTIYMCRHRLNPTGNAGAAFWQFIHTERGSIQRQLLGESAAVV is encoded by the coding sequence ATGTTTGATCCGCATCAACTGCGCGTGTTTATCGTTGCCGCCGAGACGCTCAATTTCTCGCAAGCCGCAAAAAAATTGAACCTCTCTCAGCCTGCGGTTACTCAAACCATTCAGTCGCTGGAAGCGCAGTTGGGCAAAGCGCTGTTTCACCGCCAGCAGCGCAAACTGGCGCTGACCGAAGAAGGGCAAGCCTTCCTGCCGGTGGCGCATCAACTGGTGGCGTTAAACATCCGCGCCCGCGATCTGGTGGAAACCAGCCGCGATCAGGTCACCGGGCAGTTGAGCATTGCCTGCAGTACCACGCCGGGCAAGTACATCCTGCCGGTAGTGCTCAGCCACTTTATTTCCCGCTACCCACGGGTGAGCGCACAGTGCCTGGTGACCAGCCGCGCCGATGCGCTGAGCGCGCTGGAACAGGGCAATGCACAGTTTGCCTTTTCCAGCAGTATCGAAGAGTTTGACCATCATTACGAATTTTTCCCTTTTATCGTTGACCCGGTGCTGTTAATCGTGCCTGCCGATCATCCCTGGGCAGGCAAAGGGGAGATTGACCTTGAGGAACTGCCGCGCGAACGCTTCATCCTGCGCGAAGAAACCGCCGGAACGTACCGGGTGGTCAAGACTGAACTGGCAAGGCATGGTTTCAACATCCACGACCTGCCGGTAACCCTGCGCCTGGGCAATTCCGAAGCCATCGCCATTGCCGTTTCGGAAGGAACGGGTGTGGGCTTTGTTTCGGGCATCCTCTTGCGGCATTTGCGCCTGCCCAATGTAGCCGTGGTGCGGGTGCACGGCATGACTTTTGAACAGACCATTTACATGTGCCGCCATCGCCTGAATCCCACGGGGAACGCCGGGGCAGCCTTCTGGCAGTTCATCCACACGGAGCGCGGCTCCATTCAGCGGCAACTGCTCGGCGAAAGCGCCGCTGTTGTATAA
- a CDS encoding rhodanese-like domain-containing protein, with translation MSRKLSFPLIVLVLVALVLNACAPAATPTVAPTNTVAPVVEATATPEPTVAPDVQALWSQLIASLPADKGYGTVTAAKLNEELAEKAPFLLDVREAAELEKDGYIEGAVHIPVRQVLENLDKLPAQDQPIVVYCASGHRGGFVTAALKLLGYSNVRNLAGGLGAWKKAELPVVTGSMPEAPKAGTAPEIKDQALYELLKGFFANLPDDFYTIKADKLNADLAEGKAYNLIDIRREDEYQKNGYIAGAVNLPMETLFASLDKLPAKDAPIVIYCVSGHRGSIVTMGLRLLGYTNVINLAGGINAWKAAGFPLEGVVDWNALWGDFLTNLPENFYTITAANLNTALAEKAPFILDVREAAELEKDGYIEGAVHIPVREVLDNLDKLPAQDQPIVVYCASGHRGAFVTAALRFLGYTDVVNLAGGLNAWKKAELPVVTGSMPEAPKAGTAPQVDALRLEGLKAFFAGLPEGFGTIKAADLNLALGEAEKPFVLDVRTEKEFTEDGHIDGAVNVPVTTLWANLDKLPAKDARIVVVCKSGHRAALAMMALRMNGYTNVINLAGGMGAWVAAELPVVK, from the coding sequence ATGTCTCGTAAACTTTCCTTCCCCCTTATCGTCCTGGTGCTGGTGGCGCTGGTGCTGAACGCCTGCGCCCCGGCGGCAACCCCCACGGTTGCCCCCACCAATACCGTGGCGCCGGTGGTCGAAGCCACCGCCACGCCTGAACCCACCGTTGCCCCCGATGTCCAGGCATTGTGGAGCCAGTTGATTGCCAGCCTGCCCGCCGATAAAGGCTACGGCACGGTAACAGCCGCCAAACTGAACGAGGAACTGGCGGAGAAAGCCCCCTTCCTGCTGGACGTGCGCGAAGCCGCCGAACTGGAGAAGGACGGCTACATCGAAGGCGCTGTTCACATCCCCGTGCGCCAGGTTCTGGAGAACCTCGACAAACTGCCCGCGCAGGATCAGCCCATTGTGGTGTACTGCGCATCCGGTCACCGCGGCGGCTTTGTCACTGCGGCGCTGAAACTGCTGGGCTACAGCAACGTGCGCAACCTGGCGGGCGGTCTGGGCGCGTGGAAGAAAGCCGAACTGCCGGTCGTCACCGGCTCGATGCCCGAAGCCCCCAAAGCCGGCACTGCCCCGGAGATCAAAGATCAGGCGTTGTATGAACTGCTCAAGGGCTTCTTTGCCAACCTGCCCGATGACTTCTACACCATCAAAGCCGACAAACTCAATGCCGACCTGGCGGAAGGCAAAGCCTACAACCTGATTGACATCCGCCGCGAGGATGAATATCAGAAAAACGGCTATATTGCCGGCGCAGTCAACCTGCCCATGGAAACCCTCTTCGCCAGCCTGGACAAACTGCCCGCCAAAGACGCCCCCATCGTGATTTACTGCGTCTCCGGACACCGCGGTTCGATTGTCACCATGGGCTTGCGCCTGCTGGGCTACACCAACGTCATCAATCTGGCGGGCGGCATCAACGCCTGGAAAGCCGCGGGCTTCCCGCTGGAAGGCGTGGTGGACTGGAACGCTCTGTGGGGTGACTTCCTCACCAACCTGCCGGAAAACTTCTACACCATCACCGCGGCGAACCTGAACACGGCTCTTGCCGAGAAAGCCCCTTTCATTCTGGACGTGCGCGAAGCCGCCGAACTGGAGAAGGACGGCTACATTGAAGGCGCTGTTCACATCCCCGTGCGCGAGGTGCTGGATAACCTGGATAAACTGCCTGCGCAGGATCAGCCCATCGTGGTCTACTGCGCGTCCGGTCACCGCGGCGCGTTCGTGACGGCGGCACTGCGCTTCCTGGGCTATACCGATGTGGTCAACCTGGCGGGCGGTCTGAACGCCTGGAAGAAAGCCGAACTGCCGGTGGTCACCGGCTCGATGCCCGAAGCCCCCAAAGCCGGCACCGCCCCGCAGGTGGATGCTCTGCGCCTGGAAGGGCTGAAAGCCTTCTTTGCCGGACTGCCCGAGGGCTTTGGCACCATCAAAGCCGCCGATTTGAACCTGGCGCTGGGCGAAGCCGAGAAGCCCTTCGTGCTGGATGTGCGCACCGAGAAGGAATTTACCGAAGACGGTCACATTGACGGCGCTGTCAACGTGCCGGTGACGACCCTTTGGGCGAACCTGGACAAACTGCCCGCCAAAGATGCCCGCATTGTGGTGGTGTGCAAGTCTGGTCACCGTGCCGCGCTGGCGATGATGGCACTGCGCATGAACGGCTACACCAACGTCATCAACCTGGCTGGCGGTATGGGCGCCTGGGTGGCGGCGGAACTGCCGGTCGTGAAGTAA
- a CDS encoding WD40/YVTN/BNR-like repeat-containing protein, which yields MKSVPVGEEKTRKTATPARGDTQAPAEPVSEPAEDTNALKKCRCDRAALPKEASRRGEATSRRTGERETAALARGDTQAPARGAFLNPLRKWSWGSFSPSTWLIWLAGLMGFALLLSLPFPVRGQDESPFFYTYLPLISNEPPPQWVGPFGGYVVALETDPRDPNIVYAGTFGAGVYKSTDGGAHWFPAREGLTNLMINSLAVDTLNPATLYAGTYRNGVFKSTNGGMTWFPVNNGIAAGAIVYTLAIDPENSNRVYAGTRIYKDAAEPPWKGILYKSEDGGNSWRAVLENVGGSDQQDWVYSIALLPRDPNIILAATHEHGAYLSRDYGRTWSPANTGVDDLSGRAALFDPRYRNPSVAYMGTWHRTGFYKSTNDAMTWTLLSYPNVKVYGMAIDPQAPANLYAATFSNHGVLKSANGGQSWTVTGLTNELVYSVRVNPGNSALVYAGVVANGVYRSTDGAKNWSNASSGLAHLNTTGLAVVPGTPARWYAAVYGKGIFLSTDEGKTWTLVNSGLGNLNLRGLIAHPTNPNRLFALTEGGLYRLDVPASSWTKLTLIGEGMGLTGKDALPPLPVTPPDPLSLLTPEEAPSAQTRALPASPMLTLAFAPSSAGTAYLGTGGAGVYRSDDGGLTWSAAGLNGQSIVALAVHPANPQQVTAATSGGALYRSEDGGNTWTSLPVPGGSVYALAIPPAEPASLYAGTAAGVYRLNGGVWSALGLNGRAVYALWNDPAQTGRWIAAGQGGAFLSEDGGMTWLELEPQLRSLNVNALRADPANPHWMYFLTAESGILRRWVR from the coding sequence GTGAAGTCCGTGCCTGTTGGAGAAGAGAAAACCCGGAAGACCGCCACGCCTGCTCGCGGTGACACGCAAGCGCCTGCTGAACCGGTGTCCGAGCCTGCCGAGGACACCAATGCGCTTAAAAAGTGTCGTTGCGATCGCGCAGCACTCCCGAAGGAAGCCTCCCGCAGGGGTGAAGCAACCTCCCGCAGAACTGGCGAACGGGAGACTGCCGCGCTCGCTCGCGGTGACACGCAAGCGCCCGCCCGCGGTGCGTTTCTCAATCCCCTCAGAAAATGGTCATGGGGTTCATTTTCCCCTTCCACATGGCTTATCTGGCTGGCTGGGCTGATGGGCTTTGCCCTGTTGCTCTCTCTGCCCTTCCCCGTCCGCGGGCAGGACGAGTCTCCCTTCTTCTACACCTATCTTCCCCTAATCTCCAACGAACCGCCGCCGCAGTGGGTGGGTCCATTTGGCGGGTATGTGGTGGCTCTGGAAACCGACCCGCGCGACCCCAATATCGTCTATGCCGGGACGTTTGGCGCGGGGGTGTACAAAAGCACCGACGGCGGGGCGCACTGGTTTCCCGCGCGCGAGGGCTTGACCAACCTGATGATTAACTCGCTGGCGGTGGATACGCTCAATCCCGCCACGCTGTACGCCGGCACTTACCGCAATGGGGTGTTCAAGTCCACTAACGGCGGGATGACCTGGTTCCCCGTGAACAACGGCATTGCCGCCGGGGCAATCGTCTATACGCTGGCGATAGATCCCGAGAACTCCAACCGCGTGTATGCCGGGACGCGCATTTACAAGGACGCGGCAGAACCGCCCTGGAAGGGCATCCTCTACAAGAGCGAGGACGGGGGCAATTCCTGGCGGGCAGTGCTGGAAAATGTCGGCGGGAGCGACCAGCAGGACTGGGTGTACTCCATTGCCCTGCTTCCCCGCGACCCCAATATCATCCTTGCCGCCACGCACGAACACGGGGCGTACCTCAGCCGCGATTACGGGCGCACCTGGTCTCCCGCCAACACCGGCGTGGATGATCTCTCCGGGCGGGCGGCGCTGTTTGACCCGCGCTACCGCAATCCCAGCGTGGCGTACATGGGCACATGGCACCGCACCGGCTTCTACAAATCCACCAACGACGCGATGACCTGGACACTGCTTTCCTACCCCAACGTCAAGGTGTACGGCATGGCAATTGACCCGCAGGCGCCGGCAAACCTCTACGCGGCGACGTTCTCCAATCACGGCGTGCTGAAGAGCGCCAACGGCGGGCAGTCGTGGACGGTGACCGGCTTGACGAACGAACTGGTGTACAGCGTGCGCGTCAATCCGGGCAACAGCGCGCTGGTGTATGCGGGGGTGGTGGCGAACGGCGTGTACCGCAGTACTGACGGGGCAAAGAACTGGAGTAACGCTTCCAGCGGGCTGGCACACCTCAACACCACCGGGCTGGCAGTGGTGCCGGGGACGCCCGCGCGCTGGTACGCGGCGGTGTACGGCAAGGGCATCTTCCTCAGCACCGATGAAGGCAAAACCTGGACGCTGGTCAACAGCGGGCTGGGCAACCTCAACCTGCGCGGCTTGATTGCCCATCCCACCAACCCCAACCGCCTGTTTGCCCTCACCGAGGGCGGGCTGTACCGCCTGGACGTGCCTGCCTCTTCCTGGACGAAGTTAACGCTCATCGGCGAAGGCATGGGACTGACCGGGAAGGATGCCCTGCCGCCTCTGCCGGTCACTCCCCCCGACCCGTTGAGCCTGCTGACGCCCGAGGAAGCGCCTTCGGCACAAACCCGCGCCCTGCCGGCTTCTCCCATGCTGACGCTTGCCTTTGCGCCTTCCAGCGCCGGCACAGCCTACCTGGGGACGGGCGGGGCGGGCGTGTACCGCAGTGACGACGGCGGTCTGACCTGGAGCGCGGCGGGGCTGAATGGGCAGAGTATCGTTGCGCTGGCGGTGCATCCCGCCAATCCCCAACAGGTGACGGCGGCAACTTCAGGCGGGGCGCTGTACCGCAGTGAGGACGGCGGGAACACCTGGACGAGCCTGCCAGTGCCGGGCGGGAGCGTGTACGCCCTGGCAATCCCACCCGCCGAGCCAGCCAGCCTTTACGCAGGCACTGCCGCGGGCGTGTACCGCCTGAACGGCGGGGTGTGGAGCGCGCTGGGGCTGAATGGGCGCGCAGTGTATGCGCTTTGGAACGACCCGGCGCAAACGGGGCGCTGGATTGCCGCCGGACAGGGCGGAGCCTTCCTCTCGGAAGATGGGGGGATGACCTGGCTCGAACTGGAGCCGCAACTGCGCAGTCTCAACGTCAACGCTCTGCGGGCTGACCCGGCAAACCCGCACTGGATGTACTTCCTCACCGCTGAAAGCGGCATCCTGCGGCGCTGGGTGCGCTGA
- a CDS encoding multiheme c-type cytochrome, with the protein MAPLEPWEKVLVSADFKKTTHGRFTCVQCHGGTQSPDKETAHTGLIANPSAEGSGRCDMCHKDITAEYPNSLHASLAGYAVSMQARSVPENHLALEQAFNNHCSKCHTSCGDCHITQPQNVGGGLLEGHNFVKTPPMTRTCTACHGTRVGNEYLGKNEGIPGDVHFRQGRMNCVSCHEGATLHTTPEDARGNRYWGEQTPACEDCHQQVGASGDTIPQHVLHKDKLQCQVCHSVQYTSCDGCHVAISDKTNLPFYKTEGTYLTFFIGRNATDNPNRPYEYVVVRHVPASPTSYQYYGENLLPNFNLRPTWMYTTPHNIQRKTPQNSSCNSCHGNSDLFLTADKVKPEELEANRRVIVEDIPAPIPGQ; encoded by the coding sequence GTGGCTCCGTTGGAGCCATGGGAAAAGGTGCTGGTCAGCGCCGACTTCAAAAAAACCACGCACGGACGCTTTACCTGCGTGCAGTGCCACGGCGGCACGCAGTCGCCCGATAAGGAAACCGCCCACACCGGTTTGATTGCCAACCCCTCGGCAGAAGGCAGTGGACGGTGTGATATGTGCCACAAAGACATTACTGCCGAGTATCCCAACAGCCTGCACGCTTCGCTGGCGGGGTATGCCGTTTCCATGCAGGCGCGCAGTGTGCCGGAGAATCATCTTGCGCTGGAGCAAGCCTTCAACAATCACTGCTCCAAATGCCACACATCCTGCGGCGACTGCCACATTACGCAACCGCAAAACGTGGGCGGCGGACTGCTGGAAGGGCATAACTTCGTCAAAACCCCGCCGATGACGCGCACCTGCACGGCTTGCCACGGCACGCGGGTGGGCAACGAGTATCTCGGCAAGAACGAAGGCATCCCCGGCGATGTGCACTTCCGTCAGGGGCGCATGAACTGCGTGTCCTGCCACGAAGGCGCCACGCTTCACACCACGCCGGAAGACGCCCGTGGCAACCGCTACTGGGGTGAGCAGACCCCCGCCTGCGAGGACTGCCACCAGCAGGTGGGCGCGTCTGGCGATACCATCCCTCAGCACGTCCTGCACAAGGACAAACTGCAGTGCCAGGTGTGCCACTCGGTGCAGTACACCTCGTGCGATGGCTGTCATGTTGCCATCAGCGACAAGACCAACCTGCCCTTCTACAAGACAGAAGGCACGTACCTGACCTTCTTCATCGGCAGGAACGCCACCGACAACCCCAACCGCCCCTACGAGTACGTGGTGGTGCGGCATGTGCCGGCTTCGCCCACCAGTTATCAGTACTACGGCGAAAACCTCTTGCCGAACTTCAACCTGCGTCCCACCTGGATGTACACCACCCCGCACAACATCCAGCGCAAGACACCGCAAAATTCGTCCTGTAACAGTTGTCACGGCAACAGCGATCTGTTCCTGACGGCTGATAAGGTCAAACCGGAAGAGTTGGAAGCCAACCGCAGGGTCATTGTCGAAGACATCCCTGCGCCCATTCCGGGACAGTAA
- a CDS encoding NUDIX hydrolase — MAGKARFCLQCGARLETRFLFGRDHPVCPQCGWIYFEDPKVAVAVLVERGEEVLLVQRLNPPLQGLWSLPAGFMDAHEDPARAAERECLEETGLVVRVTQLLGIVPGREHPSGADIVIAYRAEVVEGDLQAGDDAGKAAFFPRSALPPLAFRATQLILEGKIPQTHQHME, encoded by the coding sequence ATGGCAGGAAAAGCCCGGTTTTGTCTGCAATGTGGAGCGCGCCTGGAAACGCGCTTTTTGTTTGGCAGGGATCATCCGGTCTGCCCGCAGTGCGGCTGGATTTACTTTGAAGACCCCAAGGTGGCGGTTGCCGTGCTGGTGGAGCGCGGCGAAGAAGTCCTGCTCGTCCAGCGCCTCAACCCGCCCCTGCAGGGCTTATGGTCACTGCCCGCCGGGTTCATGGACGCCCACGAAGACCCCGCCCGCGCCGCCGAGCGCGAATGTCTGGAAGAGACCGGGCTGGTGGTGCGGGTGACGCAACTGCTGGGCATTGTGCCGGGACGCGAACACCCCAGCGGCGCGGATATCGTCATTGCCTACCGCGCCGAAGTGGTCGAAGGCGACCTGCAGGCAGGCGACGATGCCGGCAAAGCGGCTTTCTTCCCGCGCAGTGCCCTGCCCCCGCTGGCGTTCCGCGCCACGCAGTTGATTTTAGAGGGCAAAATTCCCCAAACGCATCAACACATGGAATAA